Proteins from one Anopheles nili chromosome 2, idAnoNiliSN_F5_01, whole genome shotgun sequence genomic window:
- the LOC128731788 gene encoding uncharacterized protein LOC128731788, protein MTRAVNAGWKLDGDDRACYIEVDEDEPFETETIGRQVESERNSDDPEHGWTQWSNLPDHILERIFSHLTIKERYYASLTCYGWYRAFYLPHVWSNFLVEDATLGRMRYNYYSGWQPVLDHSRLQSCLLSVGHLIRGLDFRPQVSFNNMFQFMSLISWAMEQNARTSGCPREWVGCGSRIRSLNYLFPCNMALSEDPESIKLFGTGGQLLAALKRLMFCLTNLHSLSLVDLILERYEANHLLDEVLESCCLVLRRLCLVNVTSYHCPIMHIGLFLNLQVLEVSPQNVDDDVLTLLADSKVKHLTLLQNRYTPPALAISPCSAKAWLVVRRDNPRLRVHLRVESTTNAVMLLQPEAPVASMIYQTPKTMITSDQLVAAVDAYKYTLTVYGHEQLPVEPPDGEFQERPDSLLLLLARSCPGLNALMIRECVSTATILLIARSAQNLRHLYVNRRHVRLGCDWPRCPEWTDEFYQWLQTTSASMEATEREVSRILDHPYWHMLAEEQFQMASLMRHAAF, encoded by the exons CTTGCTACATCGAGGTGGATGAGGATGAACCGTTTGAGACAGAGACCATCGGCCGGCAGGTCGAGAGTGAGCGCAACAGTGATGACCCCGAGCATGGCTGGACGCAGTGGAGCAATTTACCGGATCACATCCTCGAGCGCATCTTCTCGCATCTCACTATCAAGGAGCGATACTACGCTAGTCTG ACTTGCTACGGATGGTACAGGGCGTTCTACTTGCCGCACGTATGGTCCAATTTCCTGGTAGAAGACGCAACACTCGGTCGCATGCGGTACAACTACTACTCCGGCTGGCAACCCGTACTCGATCACTCACGTCTCCAGAGCTGCCTGCTGTCAGTTGGGCATCTAATCCGGGGGCTCGACTTTCGGCCGCAGGTCAGCTTCAACAACATGTTCCAGTTCATGTCACTCATCTCGTGGGCCATGGAGCAGAACGCACGCACGTCCGGATGTCCTCGCGAGTGGGTCGGTTGTGGGTCACGCATTCGCTCACTCAACTACCTGTTCCCGTGCAACATGGCCCTGAGCGAGGACCCGGAATCGATCAAGCTGTTCGGAACGGGCGGTCAACTTCTGGCAGCCCTCAAACGCCTCATGTTCTGTCTCACCAACCTACACTCGCTCTCGCTGGTTGATCTCATCCTCGAGCGGTATGAAGCGAACCACCTGCTGGATGAGGTCCTTGAGTCGTGTTGCCTCGTGCTACGGCGACTCTGCCTTGTCAACGTCACCTCGTACCACTGTCCCATCATGCACATCGGGTTGTTCCTCAATCTACAG GTGTTGGAGGTCTCGCCACAGAACGTTGACGACGACGTGCTGACGCTGCTCGCCGACTCGAAGGTGAAGCATCTCACTCTGCTGCAAAATCGCTACACACCACCCGCGCTTGCCATCAGCCCCTGCTCAGCCAAAGCCTGGCTCGTCGTCCGGCGGGATAATCCCCGGTTGCGGGTGCACCTACGCGTCGAGTCCACCACGAACGCcgtgatgctgctgcaaccGGAGGCTCCGGTCGCCAGCATGATTTATCAGACGCCCAAAACAATG ATTACCTCAGACCAGCTGGTTGCGGCCGTCGATGCCTACAAATACACGCTGACCGTTTACGGACATGAGCAGCTGCCAGTCGAACCTCCGGATGGGGAGTTCCAGGAACGCCCGGATAGTCTACTCCTTCTTCTGGCTCGCTCCTGTCCCGGGCTGAACGCCTTG ATGATCCGCGAGTGCGTCTCGACGGCAACGATCCTGCTGATCGCTCGATCCGCTCAGAACCTGCGCCACCTGTACGTGAACCGGCGTCACGTCCGGCTCGGTTGCGATTGGCCCCGGTGTCCCGAATGGACGGACGAGTTCTACCAATGGCTTCAAACGACATCCGCGTCGATGGAAGCAACCGAACGCGAAGTTTCCCGCATCCTTGACCATCCCTACTGGCACATGCTGGCCGAGGAGCAGTTCCAGATGGCTTCCCTGATGCGGCATGCAGCCTTTTGA
- the LOC128731793 gene encoding venom serine protease-like, with protein MWLKLVRLLVACAGVRLVQGQCSFTLDMKFGSVYQLISPQYPSNYPPNLQCTYFIRAPYGYRIALDCPTFQVPSSTNCRLDSFMVSRGGLTDFSDAYTYCGAGELHEKSNANRLTLRLTSAPTSTGGKILCNLSIPQQSCECGRKKTQRIVNGVETAVNEFPMMAALIDVKTKTVICGATIVTNEYALTAAHCLLQRATNDTVLLVGDHNLKTGSDTSYSQVYVLAQFLSHSGFTLKPVANDIALVRTQQPIQYNPGVGPVCLPWRYTTESFDGSRVEATGWGDLDFGGPRAEALNKVQLTVVGNGECSRRVGLTVPYQQLCTFTSNRDTCQADSGGPLFYTNATTGLLYNVGIVSYGYACATDRPSVNTRVTEFLDWIMANTPTSFYCYQ; from the exons ATGTGGCTAAAATTGGTGCGCCTGCTGGTCGCGTGTGCCGGCGTACGCCTCGTGCAAGGCCAGTGTTCGTTTACGCTCGATATGAAGTTCGGTTCGGTGTATCAGCTTATCTCGCCCCAGTATCCATCGAATTACCCGCCCAACCTACAGTGCACGTACTTCATCCGGGCACCTTACGGGTACCGGATCGCGCTCGATTGTCCCACGTTCCAGGTGCCTAGT AGCACCAACTGCAGGCTGGACTCGTTCATGGTGTCCCGCGGTGGCCTAACGGACTTCTCCGATGCGTACACCTACTGCGGGGCTGGTGAACTGCATGAGAAATCGAACGCCAACCGTCTGACGTTGCGCCTGACGTCGGCCCCGACAAGCACCGGGGGGAAGATTTTATGCAATCTAAGCATCCCTCAGCAGAGCTGCGAATGCGGGCGTAAAAAAACG CAACGCATCGTAAACGGAGTCGAAACGGCTGTCAATGAGTTCCCGATGATGGCGGCTCTGATCGATGTCAAAACGAAAACTGTCATTTGTGGTGCCACTATCG TCACCAACGAGTACGCGCTGACGGCGGCCCACTGTCTGTTGCAGCGCGCGACGAACGAtacggtgctgctggtgggtgATCATAACCTTAAAACCGGAAGCGACACCAGCTACTCGCAGGTGTACGTGTTGGCGCAGTTCCTGAGTCACTCGGGCTTCACGCTTAAGCCGGTGGCGAATGATATCGCGCTGGTGCGCACGCAACAACCGATCCAGTACAATCCCGGCGTTGGTCCGGTTTGTCTACCGTGGCGCTACACGACGGAGTCCTTCGACGGTAGCAGGGTCGAGGCGACTGGTTGGGGTGACCTCGATTTCGGAGGTCCTCGGGCTGAGGCGCTCAACAAGGTGCAACTGACCGTTGTCGGAAATGGCGAGTGTTCTCGCAGGGTTGGATTGACGGTGCCGTATCAGCAGCTCTGCACCTTCACCAGTAACCGGGACACGTGTCAG GCTGATTCCGGAGGACCACTGTTCTACACAAACGCCACAACCGGGCTGCTGTACAACGTGGGCATCGTAAGCTATGGGTACGCGTGTGCGACAGATCGACCTAGCGTTAATACGAGAGTCACCGAGTTCCTGGACTGGATTATGGCCAACACGCCTACGTCGTTCTACTGCTACCAGTGA